One window of Acidobacteriaceae bacterium genomic DNA carries:
- the lpxD gene encoding UDP-3-O-(3-hydroxymyristoyl)glucosamine N-acyltransferase yields MKLALLAEKLDASLTPAPGTSVDSVGSLEITGVAGLEKAGPHEVSFLTNVRYSALAKKTKAAALLVEPNAPEFPLPTLRVANPYLAFARALEIFHPTRRFPPGVHATAVVSPSAKIGARAHVGAYVVVGDDVVIGDDAVLLPHVVIYPGARIGKRFFAHAHAVVRERCILGDDVTLQNGAVIGADGFGFAKSADGSWTKILQTGPAVLEDQVEVQANACVDRASVGETRIARGAKIDNLVQVGHGSTVGENSLLCAQVGLAGSTTVGKNVILAGQVGVAGHLTIGDGAVATAQTGIPSDVAPGAVVSGYPAMDNKAWLRTVAAVNRLPELIRKLRSQEK; encoded by the coding sequence ATGAAGCTGGCACTGTTGGCCGAGAAGCTGGACGCGTCGCTGACCCCTGCGCCCGGAACGAGTGTGGACTCCGTCGGCAGCCTGGAGATCACCGGAGTCGCGGGGCTCGAAAAGGCCGGCCCGCACGAGGTCAGCTTCCTGACGAATGTGCGATACAGTGCGCTCGCCAAAAAGACCAAAGCGGCGGCCCTGTTGGTCGAGCCGAACGCGCCCGAGTTTCCGCTGCCGACCCTGCGAGTGGCAAACCCGTACCTGGCCTTTGCCAGGGCGCTCGAGATCTTTCATCCCACGCGGCGCTTCCCTCCCGGCGTTCACGCGACGGCTGTCGTCAGCCCTTCCGCGAAAATTGGAGCGCGGGCGCATGTCGGCGCCTATGTCGTCGTGGGCGACGACGTCGTGATTGGTGACGATGCGGTTCTATTGCCGCACGTGGTGATCTATCCTGGAGCGCGGATCGGTAAGAGGTTCTTCGCTCACGCCCATGCCGTGGTTCGCGAGCGGTGCATTCTCGGCGACGACGTAACGCTGCAGAACGGCGCGGTCATCGGCGCGGACGGTTTCGGATTCGCGAAGAGCGCCGACGGGAGCTGGACGAAGATTCTCCAGACCGGGCCGGCTGTGCTTGAGGACCAAGTGGAGGTACAGGCGAACGCGTGCGTGGACCGGGCCAGCGTCGGTGAGACGCGGATTGCCAGGGGAGCGAAGATCGATAACCTTGTGCAGGTTGGCCATGGGTCCACGGTGGGCGAGAACTCACTTCTCTGCGCGCAGGTGGGGCTCGCGGGTTCAACCACGGTGGGAAAGAATGTAATCCTCGCTGGCCAGGTGGGCGTGGCCGGCCACCTTACCATCGGCGACGGTGCGGTCGCGACGGCCCAGACGGGAATCCCATCGGACGTGGCTCCCGGCGCCGTGGTGAGCGGCTATCCGGCGATGGACAACAAGGCATGGCTGCGGACCGTGGCCGCAGTGAACCGGCTCCCGGAGTTGATCCGAAAGCTGAGATCGCAGGAGAAATAG
- a CDS encoding CCA tRNA nucleotidyltransferase — MADYIYLLESRLTPAQREALKRIRDVARTHGVTVFLVGGAVRDLTSGVAIRDIDVAVQGNALKLKKDLEKAGARVVGSNDTFQSLHLSFPGGVRAEVSSTLLVTYPKPGKPVARMGGILDDLRSRDFTANAMAVSLNEGSYGLLMDPLNGVADIENRELRLVSNYGFIEDPSRMIRAARLSARLGWILEERTQQRYETGKAENYIDALGSWERSYELEEIFHEEDPLRIARRLESEGWMKVLFPQWSAAKANETEVERLRDEVGRLNVAGIYPDPSAAFFPLLTAKLGSKEVSALKQAFARPGFVEEIESLEGRTKALATQFSSKEYASPSAAWKLLYSADPQAVLSLVYGTKSNAVKQRFEQFFSEWPQARNRIPYALMQEMRITPDLPVYNELVDKLFFVIMDAKLETPEAARAFLEPYSPPAPPPPPNLRRRPAKRESRASKKAPKKVAPPAPEESAETATAAAKGSKVVSTAADISAGKGVGKAAPAPAKKAAPVAAKAATKAAKPAEKVPAKKAAPAKKAAKPAGHAGKKAPAKKVPVKNSAAKSAKPKSRPAAKKAPSKAPAKKAAPPKKASKPAKKARR; from the coding sequence ATGGCCGATTACATCTATCTCCTGGAGTCGAGGCTCACACCAGCCCAACGGGAGGCGCTCAAGCGGATCCGCGATGTTGCTCGCACTCATGGAGTTACAGTCTTTCTCGTCGGCGGCGCCGTCCGCGACCTGACTAGCGGTGTCGCAATTCGCGACATCGATGTGGCGGTTCAAGGAAATGCTCTTAAACTAAAGAAAGACTTGGAGAAAGCCGGCGCGCGGGTCGTTGGGTCCAACGATACCTTCCAAAGCCTGCACCTCAGCTTTCCGGGAGGTGTGCGGGCCGAGGTCAGCTCCACGCTGCTGGTTACATACCCTAAGCCCGGAAAGCCTGTTGCCCGTATGGGCGGCATCCTCGACGATCTCCGCAGCCGGGACTTCACTGCCAATGCGATGGCGGTATCCCTGAACGAGGGCTCCTACGGCCTTTTGATGGATCCGCTCAACGGCGTTGCAGACATTGAAAACCGCGAACTCCGCCTGGTGTCGAACTACGGTTTCATCGAAGACCCATCGCGGATGATACGGGCGGCTCGCTTGTCTGCGCGGCTGGGCTGGATTCTGGAGGAGCGGACTCAGCAGCGGTACGAGACCGGCAAGGCTGAAAACTACATCGACGCGCTGGGCTCGTGGGAGCGCAGCTATGAGCTCGAAGAGATCTTCCACGAGGAAGACCCGCTGCGGATCGCTCGCCGCCTGGAGTCCGAGGGCTGGATGAAGGTCCTCTTCCCACAGTGGAGCGCGGCCAAGGCGAACGAGACCGAAGTTGAACGCCTGCGCGACGAGGTAGGACGACTTAACGTGGCCGGCATCTACCCAGACCCATCTGCGGCGTTCTTTCCGCTGCTGACCGCGAAGCTCGGCAGCAAGGAAGTCTCTGCCTTGAAGCAGGCGTTTGCCCGGCCCGGCTTCGTCGAAGAGATTGAATCTCTGGAAGGCCGCACCAAAGCGCTTGCGACCCAGTTCTCCAGCAAGGAGTACGCCTCGCCCTCCGCGGCCTGGAAGCTTCTGTACTCCGCCGATCCGCAAGCCGTGCTTTCGCTGGTCTACGGCACGAAGAGCAACGCAGTAAAGCAGAGGTTCGAACAGTTCTTTAGCGAATGGCCGCAAGCACGCAATCGAATACCGTATGCACTCATGCAGGAGATGCGGATTACTCCCGATCTTCCGGTCTATAACGAGCTGGTAGATAAGCTCTTCTTCGTGATCATGGACGCGAAGCTGGAAACTCCCGAGGCTGCACGAGCGTTCCTCGAGCCGTACTCGCCGCCCGCGCCTCCTCCGCCCCCGAACCTGCGCCGCCGTCCGGCCAAGCGTGAGAGCCGGGCGAGCAAAAAGGCTCCCAAGAAGGTCGCCCCCCCAGCTCCTGAAGAAAGCGCGGAGACAGCAACAGCCGCCGCCAAGGGATCGAAGGTGGTGAGCACCGCCGCAGATATCTCTGCCGGAAAGGGCGTTGGCAAGGCGGCCCCCGCTCCCGCGAAGAAGGCCGCGCCTGTTGCTGCGAAGGCAGCAACCAAGGCTGCGAAGCCAGCCGAGAAGGTGCCGGCAAAGAAGGCTGCGCCTGCCAAGAAGGCTGCAAAACCGGCTGGCCACGCTGGCAAGAAAGCTCCGGCGAAGAAGGTTCCCGTGAAGAATTCTGCCGCGAAATCTGCCAAGCCGAAGTCCAGGCCGGCGGCGAAGAAGGCGCCTTCCAAGGCTCCGGCAAAAAAGGCAGCGCCGCCGAAGAAGGCGTCAAAGCCCGCAAAAAAGGCGCGTCGCTAG
- a CDS encoding sigma-54 dependent transcriptional regulator → MSSSAVGVQQPSQSSADSPLVQSGNSFARILVIDDEAGIRDSLETLLTLEGFSVDLAPEGSAGLDLLTGHNYDLLLLDLSLPGESGIELLPRIKSLAPELPVIMITAYGTVGNVVDAIRAGASNFIQKPWDNEKLLADIRSAIGKQKAESEVVQLKRTLKQRYSFKNIVGKSDIMLKMFDLISQVAPSRSTVLIQGESGTGKELIAKAIHANSPRRDKPFIPVNTGAVPSDLLESTLFGHERGAFTSAIAAKKGLFEVADQGTLFLDEIGTMGVDMQAKILRVLQDRRFMRLGGTQEIQVDVRIVAATNVNLQQAVKEGRFREDLFYRLNVICLELPPLRNRKEDIPLLAAHYLKFYADENGFPHPDLTPDALRVLMEYEWPGNVRELENVIERCVVLSTGAQGGAAQIGPDLFPAQLRGNTYSTNLLEQRPDASLFDVMEDIERRIISDRLERCSWNQTDAAEYFRIPLSTLNQKIKRLNIEIRKRNRE, encoded by the coding sequence ATGTCTAGTTCCGCTGTCGGGGTACAGCAACCGTCCCAATCTTCAGCAGACTCTCCCTTGGTCCAGTCCGGCAACAGCTTCGCGCGAATCCTGGTCATTGATGACGAGGCGGGCATCCGCGACTCGCTCGAAACCCTGCTCACGCTCGAAGGATTTTCTGTCGATCTCGCGCCAGAGGGCTCCGCAGGTCTGGACCTGCTGACCGGCCACAATTACGACCTGCTGCTGCTCGACCTCTCGCTCCCCGGCGAGAGCGGAATCGAACTCCTGCCGCGGATTAAGAGCCTCGCTCCGGAGCTGCCAGTCATCATGATCACGGCCTACGGAACGGTGGGCAATGTCGTCGACGCGATACGTGCCGGCGCCTCGAACTTCATCCAGAAGCCGTGGGACAACGAGAAGCTGCTCGCCGACATCCGCTCCGCGATCGGCAAGCAAAAAGCCGAGAGCGAAGTCGTACAGCTCAAGCGCACGCTGAAACAGCGCTACTCGTTCAAAAACATCGTTGGTAAGAGCGACATCATGCTCAAGATGTTCGACCTGATCTCGCAGGTCGCGCCGAGCCGTTCCACCGTTTTGATCCAGGGCGAAAGCGGAACCGGCAAGGAGCTCATCGCCAAAGCCATTCACGCCAATTCGCCGCGTCGCGATAAACCGTTCATCCCGGTGAACACCGGCGCCGTTCCTTCCGACCTGCTCGAATCGACACTCTTCGGCCATGAGCGAGGAGCCTTCACGTCAGCCATTGCCGCCAAGAAGGGTCTGTTTGAAGTGGCGGACCAGGGCACGCTCTTTCTCGACGAGATCGGAACGATGGGCGTCGACATGCAGGCCAAGATCCTGCGCGTACTGCAGGACCGCCGCTTTATGCGCCTCGGCGGAACGCAGGAGATTCAAGTCGATGTTCGGATCGTCGCGGCAACGAATGTGAATCTGCAGCAAGCCGTGAAAGAAGGGCGGTTCCGCGAGGACCTCTTTTACCGGCTGAATGTCATCTGCCTCGAGCTTCCGCCGCTGCGTAATCGCAAGGAAGACATTCCTCTGCTGGCGGCGCACTACCTCAAGTTTTACGCAGATGAGAATGGCTTCCCCCATCCTGACCTCACACCGGACGCGCTGCGGGTCCTCATGGAGTACGAGTGGCCAGGAAACGTTCGCGAACTGGAGAACGTGATCGAACGGTGCGTCGTGCTATCGACCGGCGCACAAGGCGGCGCAGCGCAGATCGGGCCGGACCTCTTCCCCGCGCAGCTCCGAGGCAATACCTATTCCACAAACCTGTTGGAGCAGCGACCCGATGCATCTCTGTTCGATGTCATGGAAGACATCGAGCGCAGAATCATCTCCGACCGCCTGGAGCGCTGTAGCTGGAATCAGACCGATGCGGCTGAGTACTTCCGTATTCCGCTGTCGACGCTGAACCAGAAGATCAAGCGTCTCAATATCGAAATACGCAAGCGCAACCGTGAGTAG